In the genome of Drosophila yakuba strain Tai18E2 chromosome 3R, Prin_Dyak_Tai18E2_2.1, whole genome shotgun sequence, one region contains:
- the LOC26536335 gene encoding uncharacterized protein LOC26536335 isoform X14 produces MYEKTLNIGTAKVNNAYEWQKVRYNNKPQTSTTTTAAVKAKQQQQTQRLKNATKAAAATTTAATTTATTATVPPLAGNSITVKQGPKIKFVGNAARRQSLAHQIKRAHRHLLTSGGQDKQPQQKQKTQVQPQSGKTVAKPKQRQQKQLFKSDKAKEKCSRQQRKRAGTRSTRNPRTQSESSGLSSRWCSIEEQLNLLDDLLYYCDEEAELYLAQLYERFETLRRSRSSTPVSDFWSDSDMEHDDSSTSGTGSHTASNTSLVPASLKRRGHQHHPRFSGTRRPNVPNVQEILAALYRGDSKSALSNLRGETQPPPEEEQTQPEQVLPPSRSTLSLPLSESVTNSLGSNSPTPTDESSVQDEGASHPAAASIAGDAAPPAATATSKSKKKKREKGEKSEKSEKSEKSDRKKKSSGKKERSKRSNAMEVSSDSLATDLSAGAIDEGIALADDDDNQAAEWSKLRCTSEAAEIVAEREARRNKGRCADYPGLAFGRSIFSSDTMMKFNIIRNELHNIMNTQLKRAESEVAALNRRIQLLEEDLERSEERLGSATAKLSEASQAADESERARKILENRALADEERMDALENQLKEARFLAEEADKKYDEVARKLAMVEADLERAEERAEQGEKWPENSCSWNRIWSVPRRRSSSAKAKLWSLRRSCAWLATT; encoded by the exons ATGTACGagaaaacattaaacataGGAACTGCGAAAGTTAATAATGCATATGAATGGCAAAAAGTGAGATACAACAACAAACCCcaaacatcaacaacaacaaccgcagCAGTTAAAGctaagcaacaacaacaaacgcaAAGGCtgaaaaatgcaacaaaagccgcagcagcaacaactacagcggccacaacaacagcaacaacagcaacagtgcCACCGTTAGCCGGCAACAGCATTACCGTTAAGCAAGGCCCCAAAATCAAATTCGTTGGCAACGCGGCGCGCCGCCAATCGTTGGCCCATCAAATCAAGCGAGCACATCGCCATTTACTGACCAGCGGCGGTCAGGACAAGCAGCCGCAGCAAAAGC AAAAAACACAAGTGCAGCCGCAGTCGGGCAAAACAGTTGCCAAACCGAAACAGAGGCAGCAGAAACAATTGTTCAAAAGTGATAAGGCGAAGGAGAAGTGCAGCAGGCAGCAGCGAAAGCGCGCCGGCACCAGGAGCACTCGCAATCCGAGGACGCAATCGGAATCTTCGGGTCTGTCATCCCGCTGGTGTTCCATTGAGGAGCAGCTGAACCTGCTGGACGACCTGCTGTACTACTGCGATGAGGAGGCCGAACTGTATCTAGCCCAGCTGTACGAAAGGTTCGAGACACTCCGGCGGAGCAGGAGTTCCACGCCAGTGAGCGATTTCTGGAGCGATTCGGACATGGAGCACGACGACTCCAGCACCAGTGGCACTGGCAGCCACACAGCCAGCAATACCAGTCTAGTTCCCGCCTCGCTGAAGCGTCGTGGCCACCAGCATCATCCGCGCTTCTCGGGCACGCGCCGTCCCAATGTGCCCAATGTCCAGGAGATCCTGGCCGCGCTCTATCGCGGCGACTCCAAGAGCGCCCTCTCCAATCTCAGGGGCGAGACGCAACCTCCTCCGGAGGAGGAGCAAACGCAGCCGGAGCAGGTGCTACCGCCCAGCAGAAGCACTTTAAGCCTGCCCCTCAGTGAATCGGTGACCAATTCCCTGGGCAGCAACAGTCCCACGCCCACGGACGAGAGCAGCGTGCAGGATGAAGGGGCCAGCCATCCGGCCGCAGCTTCGATAGCCGGAGATGCAGCCCCGccagcagccacagccaccTCCAAGAGCAAGAAAAAGAAGCGGGAGAAAGGCGAAAAGTCAGAGAAGTCGGAGAAATCTGAGAAATCGGACCGCAAGAAGAAGTCCTCGGGCAAGAAGGAGCGCAGCAAACGCTCCAATGCCATGGAGGTGAGCAGCGACAGCCTGGCCACCGATCTCAGTGCCGGCGCCATCGATGAGGGCATCGCACTggccgacgacgacgacaaccaGGCGGCGGAGTGGTCCAAGTTGCGGTGCACCAGCGAGGCGGCCGAGATTGTGGCGGAGCGGGAGGCGCGCCGGAACAAGGGACGCTGTGCGGATTATCCGGGACTGGCATTTGGCAGATCCATCTTCAGTTCGGACACCATGATGAAGTTCAACATCATACGCAACGAGCTGCACAACATCATGAACACACAACTCAAACGG GCCGAATCCGAGGTTGCCGCTCTGAACCGTCGCATCCAGTTGCTCGAAGAAGACTTGGAGCGCTCTGAGGAGCGTCTGGGCTCCGCCACAGCCAAGCTGTCGGAAGCCTCTCAGGCCGCCGATGAGAGCGAACG TGCTCGCAAAATTCTTGAGAACCGCGCCCTTGCCGATGAAGAACGCATGGACGCTCTCGAGAATCAGCTGAAGGAAGCGCGTTTCCTTGCTGAGGAGGCTGACAAGAAATACGATGAG
- the LOC120322000 gene encoding uncharacterized protein LOC120322000: MSKAVWQVCACVYANATSPPPTRTRSTNCFHYGKRKTQSRRFITLISKQRKRNLHIATLYSRLPGDGVIVLIMQTMSARPFLAGRH; encoded by the exons ATGAGTAAGGCGGTGTGGCaggtgtgtgcgtgcgtgtatGCCAACGCAACCTCTCCCCCTCCCACTCGCACTCGTTCCACTAATTGCTTCCACTACGGCAAGCGGAAAACACAAAGCCGGCGCTTTATCACGCTTATCAGCAAACAACGTAAGCGCAAC CTACATATAGCCACACTTTATTCCCGACTTCCCGGCGATGGCGTAATTGTTTTGATAATGCAAACAATGAGCGCTCGTCCATTTTTAGCCGGGCGACATTGA